The Acidisarcina polymorpha genome includes the window CCATTTTCCTTGCTTCTGCAAATGCTCCGCGAAGCCGTAGCGCTTGCCTTCGCTGTTGAGATCGAAACCCTCGAACTTGACATCGTCGAGCGTAAGGCCAGCCTTATCTGCAAGGTGATTGAAGCTGTTGATCAGAATACGGTGCATATCGAGAACGTCGTACACATAGGTGCATTCTTCAACGCTCATTTCGTCCCACACGTCGGTAAACACCGTGTGATATTGGGCCGTGTAGCCACGCGCGATAATTTCGCGGTCGGCGGCATATTCGTCGGCCCCCTCTGGATCGAGCTTTTCCAGAATCCGGTACTGGTTGATGAGCTGCAAGCGCTCGACGGGTGTTAGCGTTGTCACGGTCATATGTGGTGTGGTCCCTTCAGTTAGTTATTTTCTCCTGCAAGTCTCGATAAAGGGTGGACCGGCCCACATGAAAACTGTCGGCTACATCCTCTGGCCGTTCGCCTGCCGCTATCAGCTTCCGGGCCTGCTCGATGTGCTGTCGCGTGAGCTTGGGCTTGTGACCAAATTTCACGCCTCGCGATCTCGCATCCGCGATCCCGGCAGTGGTCCTCTCGCGGATCAAGC containing:
- a CDS encoding YfbU family protein, which translates into the protein MTVTTLTPVERLQLINQYRILEKLDPEGADEYAADREIIARGYTAQYHTVFTDVWDEMSVEECTYVYDVLDMHRILINSFNHLADKAGLTLDDVKFEGFDLNSEGKRYGFAEHLQKQGKWKETLPDYLNSHTEMTAFKQRRMLDNFQPIRQQIANSMSGNWQLTADQIRKIIS